In a genomic window of Aggregatimonas sangjinii:
- a CDS encoding alpha/beta hydrolase, whose product MNTSTKFRDFKTIQKIGFILIVIGGGIILLKIIGLLSASHFIEEDMPNYLFLTGALLFLLPTLKKRSIGKNGSEKISILLLALSTGLSTMAQDYSKQIDAFEQSFIQKSVSPIEAYVSPALKFDPIPVANTPAILANIFANLPKLNAMTILESEKGKVKIKYDFEELGIRESHVYFDKEDKFTRIELIENLIKMELEAQEKMKESVQLPNSDVLGEKYQPKKVEFETADGLLVNGNLYEIGKDNPVILLCHQAGYNRFEYADIAPKLNEMGYNCLAIDQRSGGNFADKPNITADRAKENGLPTEYIDAQQDIEAAIDFLNKKYEKKVIVWGSSYSSSLALLEGVSNDKVEAIIAFSPGDYFGDAAPSLSSAFAKADKPFLVTSSKAEAAALTSLLGNVSLQENQSQFIPESDGFHGSKALWTGQKGAEEYWKTVLSFLEKI is encoded by the coding sequence ATGAACACATCAACAAAATTCAGAGATTTTAAGACAATTCAAAAGATAGGTTTTATTCTAATCGTAATAGGTGGAGGAATTATCCTGTTGAAAATTATCGGCTTATTGTCGGCAAGCCATTTTATAGAAGAAGATATGCCAAATTATTTATTTTTAACTGGTGCATTACTGTTCTTGCTGCCTACCTTAAAAAAGAGATCAATTGGTAAAAATGGGTCTGAAAAAATTTCAATTTTACTGCTCGCCCTTAGTACAGGATTAAGTACTATGGCTCAGGATTATTCAAAACAAATAGATGCTTTTGAACAAAGCTTTATTCAAAAATCTGTTAGCCCCATAGAAGCGTATGTGAGTCCAGCTTTGAAATTTGACCCGATCCCTGTTGCAAATACACCAGCGATACTTGCTAATATCTTTGCCAATTTACCCAAACTGAATGCAATGACCATACTTGAAAGCGAGAAAGGAAAAGTCAAAATCAAGTATGATTTTGAAGAATTGGGTATTCGTGAGTCACACGTTTATTTTGACAAAGAAGACAAATTCACGCGTATTGAGTTGATAGAAAACCTAATTAAAATGGAATTAGAAGCCCAGGAGAAAATGAAGGAAAGTGTCCAGCTTCCAAATTCAGATGTTTTAGGTGAAAAATACCAGCCAAAGAAGGTTGAGTTTGAAACTGCAGACGGACTTTTGGTGAACGGTAACCTTTATGAAATTGGGAAGGACAATCCAGTTATACTGCTTTGCCACCAAGCAGGCTATAACCGTTTTGAGTATGCCGACATCGCCCCCAAACTAAATGAGATGGGCTACAACTGCTTGGCAATTGACCAACGCTCGGGCGGAAACTTTGCAGATAAACCAAATATTACCGCAGACAGAGCCAAAGAAAATGGTTTGCCAACGGAATATATTGATGCACAACAAGATATTGAAGCTGCAATAGACTTTTTGAACAAGAAATACGAGAAGAAAGTTATCGTTTGGGGAAGTTCCTATTCGTCGAGCTTGGCTTTATTGGAAGGCGTTTCAAATGATAAGGTAGAGGCCATAATCGCCTTTAGTCCTGGTGATTATTTTGGTGATGCGGCACCCTCTTTGAGTAGCGCTTTTGCAAAAGCGGATAAACCGTTCTTAGTAACGTCATCCAAAGCAGAAGCAGCCGCTCTGACGTCTCTTCTGGGAAACGTGTCATTACAGGAAAACCAATCGCAGTTCATTCCAGAATCTGATGGATTTCACGGGTCGAAAGCCCTATGGACAGGTCAAAAAGGAGCAGAGGAATACTGGAAAACAGTATTAAGTTTTTTAGAAAAAATTTAG
- a CDS encoding DUF6090 family protein, which translates to MIQFFRRIRNHHVVKNRVGKYILYAIGEIFLVVIGILIAVTINNRNEQEKRFAQLETYRTSLVQELQQDIINLNKSKEFLLRKRKSIRHYLDYYSTKNPEITILLGRLDSVNTSKSAFYTGTYTIEDLITTGNLSLFPKNEKEAILKLKNLQERYFSYETQTIENIALYDLELKKSTDLLYLNGYSDKQHPSVRNWRNNLGSMQFLVLNNTLAESLKLYDFQEELYGNLSEETTALEKLLNDQTRTTY; encoded by the coding sequence ATGATTCAATTCTTTCGAAGAATAAGAAACCATCACGTAGTCAAAAATAGGGTCGGAAAGTACATATTGTACGCCATCGGCGAAATCTTTTTGGTGGTTATTGGTATTTTGATCGCAGTAACAATCAATAATAGGAACGAGCAGGAAAAGCGCTTTGCTCAATTAGAGACTTACAGGACAAGTCTTGTCCAAGAGCTGCAACAAGACATCATTAATCTCAACAAATCAAAGGAATTCCTTTTGCGGAAGCGGAAATCGATTAGGCATTATCTAGATTACTACAGTACCAAAAATCCGGAAATAACTATACTGCTTGGAAGGCTGGATAGCGTCAACACGTCCAAAAGCGCTTTCTATACGGGCACTTACACCATTGAAGACCTTATTACCACAGGTAATCTTTCATTGTTCCCCAAAAATGAAAAGGAAGCCATCCTTAAACTGAAGAACCTTCAGGAAAGATATTTTTCATACGAAACCCAAACTATCGAGAATATTGCGCTCTACGATTTAGAATTGAAAAAGAGCACGGATTTGCTATACCTGAACGGCTATTCTGACAAACAACATCCGTCAGTTAGAAATTGGCGAAATAATTTGGGTTCTATGCAATTTTTAGTACTCAATAACACGCTTGCCGAGAGTTTGAAACTATACGATTTTCAGGAAGAGCTTTATGGAAATTTGAGTGAAGAGACTACCGCTCTGGAAAAACTATTGAACGACCAAACCAGAACAACGTATTGA
- a CDS encoding ATP-binding protein has protein sequence MKPKVLYSITHTLYRSILLKHLLWMLFICFAVPCTIAQEIEDDPIIPEEQVITFSTIRIEKQESLEPYYEALKTATFGTQRFSIFEQLAEHHSKTGNTDSILHYATLYEKEIGNWDKPEDDKNRNYAKAHYFMGVGSSFNGIFDKAIEWHIKGIQAANTVGAKEYEYRNKIGLARANLKKINSDKAIAISEEALAEFALEFKPITNEALIILGDAHLQKKNYGQAETYYEEAKEMAQSQQDLETELAIRLKQGQLAEGLNDIDKAMADYETIRNLALKEGFTAIYFEGTLLLGKLYFKEGYYEQANIALSFAYINAIDRENLEFQRDALSVQARCYAKMNDYENGYAVITQLLNVIGEINSKQQQTIIKELEVQYETVEKEQEITSLEEAKIVREAELSRQKTIKNAFLIGFFIILIPIMALLYTYYQKIQAQSELSKKQEEINAQKVAALKQEQELNLIKASIEGQDEERKRIAQELHDSIGGNLAGIKLQLASMDDNSTALSNIGSQLDETYQLVRDISHTLIPKKFKQNAFTKLVAEYVKSISGTGELTIGFHPYPEKLVNQIDENIQMELFKVIQELMTNTLKHADATNVEIHLNVIGEELSLLFEDNGKGFDVEKTSKGIGSDNIQHRVAQLNGQLSIDSQLERGTVVAIEIPIKPFQA, from the coding sequence GTGAAACCAAAAGTCTTGTATAGCATAACCCATACCCTTTACCGTAGCATTCTTTTGAAACATCTTCTTTGGATGTTGTTTATCTGCTTTGCTGTACCGTGTACAATAGCACAGGAAATTGAAGACGACCCTATTATACCGGAGGAGCAGGTCATTACTTTTTCGACCATTCGAATCGAAAAACAGGAGTCGCTCGAACCCTATTACGAGGCCTTGAAAACGGCGACCTTTGGGACGCAGCGTTTTTCAATCTTCGAACAGTTGGCAGAACACCACAGCAAAACCGGAAACACCGATTCCATCCTGCATTATGCCACCCTTTATGAAAAGGAAATCGGGAATTGGGACAAGCCCGAGGACGATAAAAACCGCAACTACGCGAAAGCACATTATTTTATGGGAGTCGGAAGTTCCTTTAACGGAATTTTCGACAAGGCCATCGAGTGGCATATTAAAGGTATTCAAGCGGCAAATACCGTGGGTGCAAAGGAGTATGAATACCGAAATAAAATAGGACTTGCCAGGGCAAATTTAAAGAAGATAAATTCGGACAAGGCCATAGCCATTAGCGAGGAGGCCCTTGCCGAATTCGCCCTTGAATTCAAGCCCATTACCAACGAGGCGCTCATTATTTTGGGAGATGCCCATCTACAAAAAAAGAACTACGGACAAGCGGAGACCTATTACGAGGAGGCCAAGGAGATGGCACAGTCGCAACAGGATTTGGAAACCGAACTCGCCATACGGTTGAAACAAGGGCAATTGGCAGAAGGGCTGAACGACATTGATAAGGCGATGGCCGATTACGAAACGATAAGGAATCTTGCCTTAAAAGAAGGATTTACCGCAATCTATTTCGAGGGAACATTGCTTTTAGGAAAACTATACTTTAAGGAAGGATACTATGAACAGGCGAATATCGCCCTATCCTTCGCCTACATAAACGCCATAGATCGTGAAAATTTGGAATTTCAAAGGGATGCCTTGAGCGTACAAGCAAGATGCTATGCCAAAATGAACGATTATGAAAACGGTTATGCCGTAATTACGCAGCTCCTAAATGTTATCGGCGAAATAAATTCGAAACAGCAACAGACCATCATCAAGGAACTGGAGGTGCAATACGAAACCGTGGAAAAAGAACAGGAGATTACGAGTCTCGAGGAGGCGAAAATTGTTCGGGAGGCGGAACTAAGCCGGCAGAAAACCATCAAAAATGCTTTTCTCATCGGGTTTTTCATCATTTTAATACCCATCATGGCGTTGTTGTATACCTACTATCAAAAAATTCAAGCACAGAGCGAGCTGTCCAAAAAACAAGAAGAAATCAATGCACAAAAAGTCGCCGCGCTGAAACAGGAGCAGGAACTGAACTTGATCAAAGCATCTATAGAGGGCCAAGATGAAGAACGCAAACGTATTGCCCAGGAATTACACGATAGTATTGGAGGCAATCTGGCCGGAATAAAATTACAACTGGCCAGTATGGACGATAATTCAACTGCCTTATCGAATATAGGGAGTCAGTTGGATGAGACCTATCAATTGGTGCGGGATATCTCACATACCCTGATTCCGAAAAAATTCAAACAAAACGCCTTTACGAAACTGGTGGCCGAGTACGTCAAATCTATTTCCGGAACAGGCGAGTTGACCATAGGCTTTCACCCTTATCCCGAGAAGTTGGTAAACCAAATTGACGAGAATATTCAAATGGAGCTCTTTAAGGTGATACAAGAGTTGATGACGAATACCTTAAAGCATGCCGATGCCACCAATGTTGAAATACATTTGAACGTTATTGGGGAGGAGCTCTCGCTTTTGTTCGAGGATAACGGGAAGGGCTTTGATGTTGAAAAAACGTCCAAAGGCATCGGATCTGACAACATTCAACATCGGGTTGCCCAATTAAACGGACAGCTGAGTATCGATTCGCAACTAGAAAGGGGAACCGTTGTTGCCATAGAGATCCCGATCAAACCGTTTCAAGCATGA
- a CDS encoding RNA polymerase sigma factor — protein MSNKNLEIEFSERIQESQGIIHKVSRMYCDNEEHRKDLFQEILIQLWKSYPSFRGDSKFSTWMYRVALNVAIQDLRKTKKKKHLFFQTNQFKDASEESKIEVQDEKLKLMHKAIASLNKVEKAIVMLHLDGKSNEEISEIVGITQNYVRVKMNRIKTKLSKTVKNK, from the coding sequence TTGAGCAACAAAAATCTTGAAATAGAATTTTCCGAACGGATCCAAGAATCACAGGGCATTATCCATAAAGTGAGCCGCATGTACTGTGATAATGAGGAACACCGCAAAGACCTGTTCCAAGAAATACTGATTCAATTATGGAAATCGTACCCATCATTTCGAGGGGATTCAAAATTTTCTACTTGGATGTATCGTGTGGCTCTTAATGTCGCCATTCAGGATTTGCGAAAAACCAAAAAGAAAAAACATCTTTTTTTTCAGACCAATCAATTTAAGGATGCTTCAGAAGAAAGTAAAATTGAAGTTCAAGATGAAAAATTAAAGTTGATGCATAAGGCAATTGCTAGCTTAAATAAGGTTGAAAAAGCAATCGTTATGTTGCATCTTGATGGGAAATCAAACGAAGAAATTTCAGAAATCGTGGGAATTACCCAAAATTATGTTCGTGTAAAAATGAACAGGATAAAGACAAAACTTTCAAAAACCGTAAAAAATAAATAA
- the cphA gene encoding cyanophycin synthetase, with the protein MRIREINAMRGPNYWSVRRHKLIVMVLDLEAMEEYPTNKVSGFADRLKAMFPSMYSHRCSEGCEGGFFMRVDEGTWMGHVVEHIALEIQTLAGMDTGFGRTRGYGEKGVYNVVFSYMEENVGRYAAKAAVDICEALIAAEDYDIDDDLQKMRELREAERLGPSTGSIVEEAASRGIPWIRLNKYSLCQLGYGANQKRIQATVTSETSSIGVELACDKEDTKHLLEQAEVEVPRGDIISRESSLESACKYVGYPLVIKPIDGNHGRGITVDIQDYEHALEAFHAAREVSRRVIVEKYITGEDYRILVINNMLVAAAKRTPAHVVGDGKLTIEELVFEVNKDPRRGYGHEKELTAITINDLTKTIIADAGYTLQSVLKEGERLILKDTANLSTGGTAEDVTDIVHPANVSMCERISKIIDLDICGIDIMTSDISKPLSETGGAVLEVNAGPGFRMHLAPTTGLPRNVAAPVVDKLFPKQGDTGQIPIVAITGTNGKTTTSRLISHIAKMSGYRVGYTTSDGVYIQNRLLMKGDCTGPQSAEFVLKDPTVNFAVLECARGGMLRAGLSFANCDIGIVTNVSADHLGLKGIHTIEQLAKVKAVVPETVFPDGYAILNADDDLVYEMRKGVNCNVALFSMDENNPRIQALQRKGGITAVYENGYVTLCRGAWKMRIMKAENIPLTYGGKAKFMIQNILPAIITANVKGISIEDMKAALETFLPSASQTPGRLNLFKFEKFQILLDYAHNPAGMRALQDFTREMEASVKVGIVAGIGDRREEDNNELGQIAAEMFDEIIIRQDKHLRGKTEEELIKMLKDGILKEHPDKKITIIPSEEEAIHYAVDNAQEGSLIVLCSDVVPDALELVKKLKEAENKKETVT; encoded by the coding sequence ATGAGAATAAGAGAAATAAACGCCATGCGCGGGCCAAATTATTGGTCGGTTAGACGTCACAAGCTTATCGTGATGGTGCTGGACTTGGAGGCCATGGAAGAATACCCCACCAATAAGGTAAGTGGTTTTGCCGACCGATTAAAGGCGATGTTTCCCAGTATGTATTCCCATCGTTGTTCCGAGGGCTGTGAAGGCGGTTTTTTCATGCGTGTGGATGAAGGCACGTGGATGGGGCATGTGGTGGAGCACATCGCACTCGAAATTCAGACGCTAGCAGGTATGGATACCGGTTTCGGAAGAACGAGGGGCTATGGTGAAAAAGGGGTCTACAACGTGGTTTTTTCCTATATGGAAGAAAATGTCGGACGCTATGCCGCCAAAGCGGCGGTCGATATTTGTGAGGCCCTGATTGCCGCGGAAGACTATGATATAGACGATGATCTTCAGAAGATGCGCGAGCTTCGGGAGGCCGAACGCCTTGGGCCCAGCACCGGCTCTATCGTCGAGGAAGCGGCGAGCCGGGGAATCCCATGGATACGTTTGAACAAATATTCCCTATGTCAGCTGGGTTATGGTGCCAATCAAAAACGAATACAGGCAACGGTAACCAGTGAAACCAGTAGCATCGGGGTAGAACTGGCCTGTGATAAGGAAGATACGAAGCACTTATTGGAGCAAGCAGAGGTAGAAGTCCCGCGTGGCGATATCATAAGTAGGGAGAGTAGTTTGGAGTCCGCTTGCAAATATGTCGGGTACCCATTGGTCATCAAACCTATTGATGGGAACCATGGCAGGGGAATTACGGTCGATATACAGGACTACGAACATGCCTTGGAAGCTTTTCACGCGGCAAGGGAGGTATCCAGAAGGGTCATTGTAGAAAAATATATAACCGGGGAGGACTACCGAATTTTGGTCATCAACAATATGTTGGTAGCAGCTGCAAAACGAACCCCCGCCCACGTAGTAGGTGATGGTAAATTAACCATCGAAGAACTGGTTTTCGAGGTAAACAAAGACCCGCGTCGGGGATACGGACATGAAAAGGAATTGACGGCGATTACCATTAATGATTTGACCAAAACCATTATTGCCGATGCAGGCTACACCTTGCAATCGGTACTTAAAGAAGGTGAACGCTTGATTCTTAAAGACACGGCCAATCTAAGTACGGGCGGAACAGCTGAGGATGTAACCGATATCGTTCACCCGGCAAATGTATCGATGTGCGAACGTATTTCAAAAATCATAGATCTGGATATCTGTGGCATCGACATTATGACCTCCGATATCAGTAAGCCCTTATCCGAAACCGGTGGGGCGGTATTGGAAGTCAATGCTGGGCCAGGCTTTCGAATGCATCTCGCCCCTACGACCGGTCTGCCTAGGAATGTAGCGGCCCCGGTGGTAGATAAATTGTTCCCAAAACAGGGCGATACCGGTCAGATTCCCATTGTAGCGATTACTGGAACCAATGGAAAAACTACGACGAGCAGATTGATTTCCCATATTGCCAAAATGAGTGGATACCGCGTAGGCTATACCACCAGTGACGGTGTTTACATACAGAATAGATTACTGATGAAAGGTGATTGCACAGGACCTCAAAGCGCCGAATTCGTCTTGAAAGACCCCACGGTCAACTTTGCGGTTTTGGAATGCGCCCGTGGTGGTATGCTCCGAGCGGGGCTAAGCTTCGCCAATTGCGATATCGGCATCGTGACCAATGTATCGGCAGACCACCTTGGTCTGAAAGGCATTCACACCATAGAACAATTGGCCAAGGTAAAAGCTGTGGTCCCCGAAACGGTTTTTCCCGATGGTTACGCTATCCTGAATGCCGATGACGATTTGGTATACGAAATGCGAAAAGGGGTGAATTGCAATGTCGCCTTATTTTCAATGGATGAGAACAACCCACGTATCCAAGCCCTACAACGCAAAGGAGGAATAACGGCAGTCTATGAAAACGGATACGTAACCCTTTGTCGCGGCGCATGGAAAATGCGCATTATGAAGGCCGAAAATATTCCATTGACCTACGGGGGAAAGGCCAAATTCATGATTCAGAATATATTACCGGCCATCATCACCGCCAACGTAAAGGGAATCAGTATCGAGGATATGAAGGCGGCCCTGGAAACCTTTTTACCCTCGGCGTCACAAACACCAGGCAGGCTGAATTTGTTCAAATTCGAAAAATTTCAAATCCTGTTGGACTATGCGCACAACCCCGCCGGAATGCGGGCATTGCAAGATTTCACCCGTGAAATGGAAGCTTCGGTAAAGGTGGGTATCGTAGCAGGAATCGGTGATCGGCGCGAAGAAGACAACAACGAACTAGGGCAAATCGCTGCCGAAATGTTCGATGAGATCATCATCCGTCAGGATAAGCATTTACGGGGCAAAACCGAGGAAGAGCTAATTAAGATGCTTAAAGACGGGATTCTGAAGGAACATCCGGATAAAAAAATCACGATTATCCCTTCCGAAGAAGAAGCCATTCATTATGCCGTAGACAATGCGCAAGAGGGCTCATTGATCGTACTGTGCAGCGATGTCGTGCCCGATGCACTAGAGCTCGTAAAAAAACTGAAGGAAGCTGAAAATAAAAAAGAGACCGTCACGTAA
- a CDS encoding response regulator, producing the protein MTYNLIIADDHKMFVDGLMSILKDAPDLAVTLTAKNGAQVAKYLDINGVNDLHLLVTDLTMPEMDGIELNKIVKENYPSLRTLVVSMHIDGAMIDKLIRNNVDGYVPKNAEKEELLNAIRTILGGEKYFSAEIKRAYTDAMFENKKQEEVSLTDREIEVLKLIAEENTTQEIADTLFLSKHTIESYRKNLISKLQVKNLAGLTKHAIKMGLLDS; encoded by the coding sequence ATGACATACAATCTAATTATTGCAGACGACCACAAAATGTTCGTAGATGGTCTCATGAGTATTCTTAAGGATGCACCGGACCTTGCCGTAACACTTACTGCAAAGAATGGCGCCCAGGTCGCAAAGTATCTCGATATTAACGGTGTGAATGACCTACATCTCTTGGTCACTGACCTCACCATGCCCGAGATGGATGGCATTGAACTCAACAAAATCGTGAAAGAGAACTACCCCTCGCTGAGAACACTCGTCGTAAGCATGCATATTGACGGTGCGATGATCGACAAACTCATTCGGAACAATGTTGATGGTTATGTGCCCAAAAACGCCGAAAAGGAAGAATTGCTGAACGCCATTCGTACCATTCTTGGCGGGGAAAAATACTTTTCGGCCGAAATAAAACGGGCCTATACCGATGCCATGTTCGAGAACAAAAAACAGGAAGAAGTCTCTTTGACCGATCGTGAGATTGAAGTTTTGAAACTTATCGCGGAAGAAAATACCACCCAAGAAATTGCCGATACCTTATTTCTAAGCAAACATACCATCGAAAGCTACCGCAAAAATCTGATTTCGAAACTTCAGGTCAAAAACCTTGCGGGACTTACCAAACACGCTATTAAAATGGGGCTTTTAGATTCGTGA
- a CDS encoding DUF4253 domain-containing protein: MIKNNILLITFALLGLIGAQAQELTKKEVLLADSLEFDKDILKLVRSQTTATFRGIPKNDRYEYPAVVLTIERNKASKLIDELMRIKHRLKTKGYIIFTSMRSDDGETDEVRIVKTDDPLYPIKYMDTQGSFPKLSNEQIFDKIERWYGRKGCVVIGAGPDWIAVKFVLPLENTDEFANDMINFCPALESVYRGAERLAAKLKEDNPKILLEW, translated from the coding sequence ATGATAAAAAACAACATACTATTAATAACATTTGCTCTACTCGGTTTAATCGGTGCCCAAGCACAAGAATTAACCAAGAAAGAAGTGCTCCTGGCAGACAGTCTGGAATTTGACAAGGATATTTTAAAACTTGTACGTTCACAGACCACAGCGACTTTTAGAGGAATTCCAAAAAATGATCGATATGAATATCCCGCCGTAGTTCTTACTATTGAGAGAAACAAAGCAAGTAAGCTTATAGACGAACTCATGCGTATAAAACATCGATTGAAGACTAAGGGTTACATTATTTTCACGAGCATGCGAAGTGATGACGGCGAGACAGATGAAGTACGCATTGTCAAAACCGATGACCCACTCTATCCCATTAAATATATGGATACACAGGGTTCTTTTCCTAAGTTATCTAATGAACAAATTTTCGATAAGATAGAAAGGTGGTATGGCAGAAAAGGTTGTGTGGTTATAGGTGCCGGACCGGACTGGATAGCAGTAAAATTTGTCTTGCCCCTTGAAAATACAGACGAATTTGCTAATGATATGATTAACTTTTGTCCAGCTTTGGAAAGTGTTTACAGAGGGGCAGAAAGGTTAGCGGCAAAATTAAAGGAAGATAATCCTAAAATTTTATTGGAATGGTAG
- a CDS encoding TolB family protein, which yields MRNYIIIFSALVLGFFLKACNTKKSNSKENNSTKKESYLGQKPPGLIPEIFAPGIVSINGRNSSTISFSPDLDEMYFSAHEKDEEASSIYFSKLKSNKWTPVRKANFTNGGKNEEIYPSVSLNDKRIYFTAFDSIFSDEKIWYVNRLGDSWSDAIQLDSPINDDIAFYINQAKNGDLYYTSISKEKMYYAPNRNGEFPEVHEVEIEFGHHGFISPSQEYLLVYTRNKENKDQDIYVCFKEKDGTWTKPIPLGNEVNSNFNESCPSITPDGKYLFYNRSNEDESSNVYWVSTEIIDKIRPRSSNPENRYFGQKPPDLTPEVFAPGMVSIDGRFEGTVTFSPDLKEMYFAADNEDDATAIYFSKLKDDKWTPIKKMDFTKGEKEEEMHPFISPDGKRIYFTAFDEAFTDEKIWFANRLKDSWSEAIILDSPINDDLVFFPNQAKNGDLYYFNLSKFKTYFIPFVNGKFLEPKEVKHEFGHHAFISPSQDYLIFTGKSQDKERKDNDIYACFKQNDGAWTKPINLGATINSSFNEKGPRITPDGKYLFFGRDERAGKNGLANIYWVSTEIIYKAKPKQ from the coding sequence ATGAGGAATTACATTATTATATTTTCCGCATTAGTATTAGGATTTTTTTTGAAGGCTTGCAATACTAAAAAATCGAACTCAAAAGAGAATAATTCAACAAAAAAAGAATCTTATCTAGGACAAAAACCTCCTGGTTTAATACCTGAAATTTTTGCTCCTGGAATTGTTTCAATAAACGGAAGGAATTCATCGACTATTTCGTTTTCTCCTGATTTAGATGAAATGTATTTTTCGGCTCATGAAAAAGATGAAGAAGCATCATCTATCTATTTCTCAAAACTTAAAAGTAATAAATGGACTCCCGTTAGAAAAGCAAATTTTACCAATGGGGGAAAAAATGAGGAAATATATCCATCTGTTAGCCTTAATGACAAAAGGATTTATTTCACAGCTTTTGATTCTATTTTTTCGGATGAGAAAATTTGGTACGTAAACCGTTTAGGGGATTCTTGGAGTGATGCAATACAGCTTGATTCACCCATTAATGATGACATCGCTTTTTACATTAATCAAGCTAAAAACGGAGATCTTTATTACACTAGTATTTCAAAAGAAAAAATGTATTATGCACCTAACAGAAATGGTGAATTTCCTGAAGTACATGAAGTTGAAATAGAATTTGGTCATCACGGGTTTATTTCCCCATCTCAAGAGTATTTGCTAGTCTATACTCGAAACAAAGAAAATAAAGACCAAGATATTTATGTCTGCTTCAAGGAAAAAGACGGTACATGGACAAAACCAATACCTCTTGGAAACGAAGTAAATTCTAATTTCAACGAATCCTGCCCGAGTATTACGCCAGATGGCAAATATTTGTTTTATAATAGATCCAACGAAGATGAGTCATCAAATGTGTACTGGGTGAGCACAGAAATTATTGATAAGATAAGACCAAGATCTTCAAACCCTGAAAATCGTTATTTTGGTCAAAAACCACCTGATTTAACTCCTGAAGTCTTTGCTCCCGGTATGGTCTCAATTGATGGAAGGTTCGAAGGCACCGTTACGTTTTCTCCCGATCTGAAAGAAATGTATTTCGCAGCCGATAATGAAGACGATGCAACAGCTATCTATTTCTCAAAACTCAAAGATGATAAATGGACTCCCATTAAAAAAATGGATTTTACCAAGGGAGAAAAAGAGGAAGAAATGCATCCATTCATTAGTCCTGATGGTAAACGGATTTATTTCACAGCTTTCGACGAGGCTTTTACGGATGAAAAAATTTGGTTTGCAAATCGTTTAAAAGATTCTTGGAGTGAAGCAATAATACTTGATTCACCAATAAATGATGACTTGGTATTTTTTCCCAACCAAGCTAAAAACGGAGACCTTTATTATTTCAATTTGTCAAAATTCAAAACATATTTTATCCCTTTTGTAAATGGTAAATTTTTAGAGCCAAAGGAAGTTAAACACGAATTTGGCCATCATGCATTCATTTCACCATCCCAAGATTATCTGATATTCACTGGAAAAAGTCAAGATAAAGAGCGAAAAGACAATGATATTTATGCTTGTTTTAAACAAAATGATGGCGCGTGGACAAAACCCATAAATCTTGGAGCCACCATAAATTCTAGCTTTAATGAAAAAGGCCCAAGAATTACTCCAGATGGTAAGTATTTGTTTTTTGGCAGGGATGAAAGAGCTGGAAAGAATGGGTTAGCCAATATCTATTGGGTAAGTACTGAAATCATTTATAAAGCAAAACCAAAACAATAA
- a CDS encoding YrbL family protein, which produces MVTLHKTNYIGEGTYQMCYVHPDFNNLCLKLRKGIRTNKSRVDQEIKYYEKIQKRNIGFPFLSKYHGELETNLGIASVFDMVRDETTNDISASMYDYLLRDDSPFSDELFITKLKELKGVLVKNKILIRDLTAKNICCKVLANKSVELIIIDGVGHRDFIPMVEWFEILTRRKMNKIFDRKKLYSMTEHREWLAHRNLLY; this is translated from the coding sequence ATGGTTACGCTTCATAAGACAAATTATATCGGAGAGGGCACTTATCAAATGTGTTACGTTCACCCCGATTTCAATAACCTTTGTTTAAAACTCAGAAAAGGTATTCGTACAAATAAATCTCGTGTTGATCAGGAAATCAAATACTACGAGAAGATTCAAAAGCGAAATATTGGTTTTCCCTTTCTTTCAAAATATCACGGTGAACTTGAAACAAATTTGGGAATTGCTTCTGTTTTCGATATGGTAAGAGATGAAACTACCAATGATATATCGGCCTCTATGTATGATTATCTACTAAGGGACGATTCCCCATTTTCAGATGAGCTGTTTATTACTAAGCTGAAAGAACTTAAAGGCGTACTTGTCAAGAATAAAATCTTGATACGGGATTTAACAGCAAAGAATATTTGCTGTAAAGTTTTGGCTAACAAGTCGGTGGAATTAATAATTATTGATGGGGTCGGCCATAGGGATTTTATTCCTATGGTAGAATGGTTTGAAATCCTTACAAGAAGAAAGATGAATAAAATTTTCGATAGAAAAAAATTATATTCAATGACCGAGCATAGGGAGTGGTTGGCCCACAGAAATTTATTGTATTGA